The Sphingomonas donggukensis genomic interval CTGGAGGCATCGACCCGCCAGTGCCCGCATTGCGAGGGCACCGGCCTGGTTCGCACCGCATCGTCGGCGGGCTTGAGCGCGCTGCGCCTGATCGAGGACGAGGCCGCCCGCGGTCGCGGCTCGCAGATCACGCTGCGCGCCAGCCAGGAAGCGGCCTTCTACCTGCTCAACAACAAGCGCGCCGAACTGGCAGAGATCGAGGACCGCTACGGCGTCCGCGTCGAGGTGTTGTCCGATGGCGAGGTCGAGGGCGCGCGCATGTCGGTCGAGGCGTCGGGCCCGCCGCCCGCGCACGCCCCGCGCTTCGACGCGCCGATGCAGGACTTCGACGACGACCTGCCCGAGGACGAGGACGAGGAAGAGGTCGAGGAGGAGACCGAGGCCGAGGACGAACCGCGCGAGCGCCGTCCCCGCCGCGAGCGCGAAGAGGGCGAGGAAGGCAGCGGTCGTGGCCGCGGTCGCCGCCGTCGTCGTGGCCGTCGTGGTCGTGGGCGTGACGAGGATCAGGCGGCGCCGTCGAACGACGATGCGTCCGGCGAACCGGTCGAGGGTGATGCCGCCGAGGACGAGCCGGTCGATACCGGCGACGCGCCGACCGCTCCGCGCACCGACGAGGGCGGCGAACCGCGCCGCCGTCGCCGTCGTGGCCGTCGTGGCGGCCGCCGCGAGGGTGGGGGCGAGGTGATCGCCGACGCCGAGGCACCTGTCGAGGACGTTTCCGAACCGGACGTCGAAGTGGTCGAGGCCGAGCCCGAAGCCGAAGCGCCCAAGCCGCGCCGCTCGCGCCGCCGCAAGCCGGTGGCGGACGAGGCTCCGGCTCCGGTCGCCGAGGTCGAGGCACCCGCCGAGGACGCGCCCGTCGAGAAGCCCAAGCGTTCGCGCCGCAAGGCCGCGGCGCCGGTCGAAGCTGTCGAGGCCGCGCCGGTCGCCGAGGCTGCGCCCGAGGCCGACGCCGCCGAGGACGCACCCAAGCCGCGTCGTCGGACCAGCCGCAAGAAGGCCGATCCGGTCGCCCCGATCGCCGACGACGTCGCGACCACCGAGGCGGTCGCGGTGGACGGTGCCGCCGACGGCGCCGCGCCGGTCGACGACGCTGCCGGCCCGGACGGCGGGGACGATGCCGACGGCACCCCGCGCCGCGGCTGGTGGCAGCGCACGTTCGGCGCATGATGCCGCGCCGCTCCCCGTGCGGTCACGGGGAGCGGCCGCTTCAGCCGCGGTTCAGTCGCGGCTGGACAGGGAAGCGATGATGGCGATGCGCGGGTTCGAAACGATGCGACGGCTGACGACCAGGCTGGTTGCGGCCCTCGCGGCGGTCGCGATGCTCGCCGTCCAGCCGGCGACGGCGCAATCGATCCTGCGCGATGCCGAAACCGAATCGCTGCTCCACGACATGTCGCGCGACATCATCGTCGCCGCCGGGCTGTCGCCCGCGAACGTCCGCGTCGTCGTCATCAACGATCCCAGCATCAACGCCTTCGTCGCGGGCGGGCAGATCGTCTATGTCCATTCCGGGCTGATCGACGCCGCCGACAACGCCAACGAAGTCCAGGGCGTCATCGCGCACGAGGTCGGGCATATCGCCAACGGCCACATCCCGTTGCAGGACGCCGGCTATAGCGGGGCGATGGGCGTCTCGATCCTCAGCCTCGTGCTCGGCGTCGCGGCGATCGCCGCGGGGGCGGGCGAGGCCGGGGCAGGCATCCTCGCCGCCGGCCAGCGCGCCGCGCTCGGCAAGCTGCTCGCCTTCACCCGCGTCCAGGAATCGAGCGCCGATGCGGCGGGCGCGCGCTATCTCGCCACCGCCGGCATCACCGGCCGCGGCATGCTCAGCTTCTTCAAGAAGCTCCAGAACCTGGAATATCGCTACGGTGTCGCCCAGAACGAGGGCAGCTACGACCGCACCCACCCGCTGACCGCCGAGCGCCTCGCGGCGCTCGACCAGGTGACCCGCGCCTCGCCGTCGTTCGCGAAGGCGGCCGACAGCGGCATCGAGGCGCGTTTCAAGCGCGTGCAGGCGAAGCTGCGCGGCTACGTCAACGAACCGCGCGCGACGCTCGTCAAATATCCGCCGACCGACCAGTCGGTGCCCGCGCATTACGCCCGCGCCTATGCCTATCACCTGTCGGGCTATCCCGATCAGGCCGCGGTCGAGACGGCGGCGCTGGTGAAGGCGCTGCCGACCGACCCCTATATCCTCGAGCTTCAGGGCCAGATCCTGATGGAGGGCGGCGATCCGAAGGCGGCGCTCGGTCCATTGCGCCGCGCGACCGAGGGCTCGCGCTCGTCGCCGCTGATCGCCACCACCTTCGGCCACGCGCTGCTCGCGACCGACGATCCGGCCAATCTGCCCGAAGCCGAGCGCGTCCTGCGGCTGGCGGTGCAGCGTGACGACGACAATCCGTGGGGCTGGACCCAGCTCGGCACCGTCTATGAACGCAAGGGCGACGAGCCCCGCACCGCGCTCGCCACCGCCGAGCGGGCCAATCTGACCGGCGATTCGCGCACCGCGCTGGTCTCGTCGCGCGCGGCGATGGCGGGCCTGCCTAAGGGCAGTGCGGACTGGATTCGCGCGCAGGACATCTACCTCGTCTCGCAGACCGAGATGGAAAAGGACCGGAAGAACCGCCGATGACGTTGCGCCCGTGGATTCTCGCGCTCCTGCTGCTGGCGGCAGGAGCGATCGGCGGCGCGGTGGTGCTCGCCGGGCAGGCGCTGCGCCCGGCGCCCGCGGCGGGCGACGTCCGCGGCTATCTGATGGCGCATCCCGAAGTGATTCCCGAAGCGATCCAGGTCTTGCAGGAGCGCGAAACCGGCAAGCTGGTCGCGGCCAACCGCGCCGCGGTCACCACGCCCTTCCCCGGTGCGGTAGGGGGCAACCCGGCGGGCGACGTCACCATCGTCACCTATATGGACTATGCCTGCGGCTTCTGCCGCGCGAGCCTGCCCGATTTGGCGAAGCTGGTGGGTGAGGATGCGAAGGTCCGCGTCGTGTACCGCGAACTGCCGATCCTGAGCGCGGAGAGCCGCGACGCCGCCGCCTGGGCGCTCGCCGCCGCCGAGCAGGGCAAGTATATGCCGTTCCACACCGCGCTCTTCGCCGCCGGGCGTCCCAATGCGGCGAGCATCGCGCAGGCCGCGAATGCGGCAGGCCTCGACCTCGCCCGCGCCCGTACCGCCATCGCGTCGCCCGCGGTCGCGACCGAATTGTCCCGCAACCTCGACATGGCGCGCGCGCTCGGCATGACGGGCACGCCCGCCTGGGTGATCGGCGACCGTATCCTGTCGGGCGCGGTCGGGCACGATGCCCTGCAAAAGGCGGTGGCGGCGGCGCGCGCCGCGCGCTGACCTCGGCTCCCGACCTTGTGAGCGGCGGTCACGCACCCTAGCTTGCGGCGGCACAAGGGGGCCGCCATGTCCGATACCATCCTCGCCGTTCGCGGCGTGTCCAAGACCTACGGCTCCGGCCAGCGCGCGCTCGACGCGGTCGATCTCGACATCCGCCGCGGAGAGATCTTCGCGCTGCTCGGTCCCAATGGGGCGGGCAAGACCACGCTGATCTCGGTCGTGTGCGGCATCGTCACGCCGTCGTCGGGCACGATCACCGTCGGCGGACACGATGCGATCGCCGACTACAAGCCGGCCCGCGCGATGATCGGGCTGGTGCCGCAGGAACTGTCGGTCGACATGTTCGAAACGGTGATGGCGACGGTGCGCTTCTCGCGCCGGCTGTTCGGGCGGTCGGGACACGACGCATACCTCGAGCAGCTGCTGAAAGACCTGTCGCTGTGGGACAAGCGCG includes:
- a CDS encoding M48 family metalloprotease, which codes for MRGFETMRRLTTRLVAALAAVAMLAVQPATAQSILRDAETESLLHDMSRDIIVAAGLSPANVRVVVINDPSINAFVAGGQIVYVHSGLIDAADNANEVQGVIAHEVGHIANGHIPLQDAGYSGAMGVSILSLVLGVAAIAAGAGEAGAGILAAGQRAALGKLLAFTRVQESSADAAGARYLATAGITGRGMLSFFKKLQNLEYRYGVAQNEGSYDRTHPLTAERLAALDQVTRASPSFAKAADSGIEARFKRVQAKLRGYVNEPRATLVKYPPTDQSVPAHYARAYAYHLSGYPDQAAVETAALVKALPTDPYILELQGQILMEGGDPKAALGPLRRATEGSRSSPLIATTFGHALLATDDPANLPEAERVLRLAVQRDDDNPWGWTQLGTVYERKGDEPRTALATAERANLTGDSRTALVSSRAAMAGLPKGSADWIRAQDIYLVSQTEMEKDRKNRR
- a CDS encoding DsbA family protein; protein product: MTLRPWILALLLLAAGAIGGAVVLAGQALRPAPAAGDVRGYLMAHPEVIPEAIQVLQERETGKLVAANRAAVTTPFPGAVGGNPAGDVTIVTYMDYACGFCRASLPDLAKLVGEDAKVRVVYRELPILSAESRDAAAWALAAAEQGKYMPFHTALFAAGRPNAASIAQAANAAGLDLARARTAIASPAVATELSRNLDMARALGMTGTPAWVIGDRILSGAVGHDALQKAVAAARAAR